In Pochonia chlamydosporia 170 chromosome Unknown PCv3seq00008, whole genome shotgun sequence, the following proteins share a genomic window:
- a CDS encoding prolyl 4-hydroxylase (similar to Aspergillus niger CBS 513.88 XP_001394869.1) produces MTQSKAAKRKRKAQAQLPNKQTKTATIVTPPPDGDANQFEPKNLQTVISDEELDITIETLTTLAQYPSLTKSKLCKNLRTAVYDFRQSCTTGVNSAEGANLTARVTAALTDEKYLEAKILLAEMRLRGEEPKLGALCRWVRDLDVVTQPNGASIVSPNRSDKEKELLEVLDAVMRVSCPIDDNPEAKLPSRLSSHIALQPTWDLRESTEPHQVYASVLDKSILSSGPESLPSSLRIIETTPGHLRKPPNHHPAILYTTEPNTVNLSTEHSGITYHNHPNVPHLGLATGVLSPDECKAIIAAGESVGFLPDTPIREGGDTSVLAHNFYWIVDTAFHDKLWARMAPFVPASINGRRSRGVNRRFRVYRYVPGAEYRCHIDGAWPPSGIRPDDTYVYDDSPAEKKQSSLFTFLLYLNDEFEGGETTFYIPGLREGTLNAYPVRPVMGGVAVFPHGETKGALLHEGTSVRKGAKYIIRTDIEYDVEPSKE; encoded by the coding sequence ATGACACAATCAAAAGCGGCCAAGCGAAAGAGAAAGGCCCAAGCCCAACTTCCTAACAAACAGACCAAGACTGCTACCATCGTGACACCGCCTCCCGATGGCGACGCCAATCAGTTCGAACCGAAAAACCTGCAGACGGTCATATCCGATGAAGAGCTCGACATCACAATTGAGACTCTGACGACTCTGGCCCAATACCCGAGTCTCACAAAGTCGAAACTCTGCAAAAATCTGCGAACGGCTGTCTATGACTTCCGACAGTCATGTACCACGGGCGTAAACTCTGCCGAAGGCGCCAATCTCACAGCCCGAGTTACAGCAGCGTTGACTGATGAAAAGTACCTCGAAGCTAAGATTTTGCTTGCCGAGATGCGATTGCGAGGAGAGGAACCGAAATTGGGTGCTCTTTGTCGCTGGGTTCGAGATCTTGATGTTGTCACGCAGCCCAATGGCGCTAGCATTGTCAGTCCCAATCGATCtgacaaggaaaaggaacTTCTCGAGGTTCTTGATGCTGTCATGCGTGTCAGCTGCCCAATTGATGACAATCCCGAAGCAAAACTTCCGTCTCGATTGTCTTCTCACATCGCCTTACAGCCTACCTGGGATCTCCGAGAGTCCACCGAGCCTCACCAAGTCTATGCCTCTGTGCTGGACAAATCCATCCTCTCTTCTGGCCCAGAGtctctgccttcttctctccGAATTATCGAAACAACGCCCGGCCATCTGCGCAAACcgcccaaccaccaccctgCTATTCTCTACACAACCGAACCCAACACTGTCAACTTATCGACAGAGCATTCAGGAATAACCTACCATAACCATCCTAATGTTCCTCACCTTGGTCTCGCCACTGGTGTGCTCTCACCGGACGAATGCAAAGCTATAATTGCAGCGGGCGAGAGTGTTGGTTTTCTTCCCGACACACCCATCCGAGAGGGCGGTGATACTAGCGTCCTTGCACACAACTTCTACTGGATTGTGGACACGGCGTTCCACGATAAGCTCTGGGCACGCATGGCTCCATTTGTTCCAGCATCGATTAATGGTCGGCGTTCCCGTGGAGTCAACCGAAGGTTTCGTGTCTATCGATATGTGCCCGGTGCTGAGTACAGATGCCACATCGATGGAGCATGGCCGCCTTCAGGCATTCGCCCTGACGACACGTACGTTTACGACGATTCACCAgcagaaaagaaacagaGCTCACTCTTCACTTTCTTGCTCTATCTCAATGACGAGTTTGAAGGTGGAGAGACGACATTTTATATACCTGGCCTGCGGGAGGGCACGCTCAATGCGTATCCTGTGCGGCCCGTTATGGGGGGCGTTGCCGTCTTCCCACATGGTGAAACCAAAGGCGCGTTGCTGCATGAGGGGACTAGTGTCAGGAAGGGAGCCAAGTATATCATAAGGACGGACATTGAGTATGATGTTGAACCGTCAAAGGAATGA
- a CDS encoding HET domain-containing protein (similar to Trichophyton rubrum CBS 118892 XP_003236807.1), whose amino-acid sequence MRLLNSATLALEEFPGATPEYAILSHRWLDGEVSLKDMQDGKATAKAGYTKIKQCCEQASKDGLKYAWVDTCCIDKSSSAELNEAINSMYRWYQEAKVCYAYLSDVSTSDLASDDTSFRASAWFTRGWTLQELTAPAIVEFYNASWQKIGTKEDLKGILCDITNIDIAMLEGGDPDDFSVAKRMSWASMRTTTRPEDRAYSLLGLFGVNMPMLYGEGDRAFVRLQEEIMKHSDDQSIFAWKRDGTSKWRAGLLAKSPSEFKECSNVVRATVPWSRSPYSVSNKGLSIEWPMVPWAMETYLVALDCQFENEPNSRIGIYLQLLEEESQFSRVPLDGKDSRIFPSKYVDRVIYKTLYVRQKDRPAPAVDRLYGFWIRTLPTPISTEDVEGNGRRASRVNALMPWSDEDRILRMPTGSRGTAGSIWYNRGENKSTPLKLGFDLDFNPICQWGGRISSPVKPPLYPGTREAELHPSWMDAPSTTEWMHRGNRLKQYNGISGVRTRILMTDQIVNGTRMWVVDIVDMDGRPYHSTAICDGCNNHIFGVRYKCRDCADFDYCDVCHGRSGQTHPGHEFEAIETPLS is encoded by the exons aTGAGACTTCTCAATTCGGCAACCTTGGCGCTCGAGGAGTTCCCAGGCGCCACTCCAGAGTATGCCATTCTGTCGCACAgatggctggatggagaGGTGTCATTAAAAGATATGCAAGATGGcaaagcaacagccaaaGCAGGGTACACCAAGATCAAACAATGCTGTGAGCAGGCCAGCAAGGATGGGCTCAAATACGCTTGGGTTGACACCTGCTGCATTGACAAGTCGAGCAGTGCTGAGCTCAACGAGGCGATTAACTCCATGTACCGGTGGTATCAAGAGGCGAAAGTATGCTATGCGTATCTCTCTGACGTCTCAACGAGCGATCTCGCCAGTGACGACACCAGCTTCAGGGCCAGCGCATGGTTTACTCGCGGATGGACCCTGCAGGAGTTGACGGCTCCAGCAATTGTTGAATTCTATAACGCGTCATGGCAGAAAATTGGCACAAAGGAAGACCTGAAGGGGATCCTTTgcgacatcaccaacatcgaTATCGCCATGTTAGAAGGCGGAGACCCAGATGATTTCAGTGTTGCCAAACGCATGTCGTGGGCATCAATGCGCACAACTACACGACCAGAGGACCGAGCATACAGTTTGCTGGGGCTTTTTGGCGTCAACATGCCCATGTTGTATGGGGAAGGCGATCGCGCATTTGTTCGACTTCAAGAGGAGATCATGAAACACTCTGACGACCAGTCGATATTTGCCTGGAAGCGGGACGGGACATCCAAATGGCGAGCAGGACTACTAGCCAAGTCGCCATCCGAGTTCAAAGAATGCTCCAATGTCGTGAGAGCGACAGTTCCGTGGAGTCGCAGCCCGTATTCGGTTTCAAACAAGGGCCTGTCAATTGAATGGCCCATGGTTCCGTGGGCCATGGAAACATATCTCGTAGCTCTAGACTGTCAGTTCGAAAACGAGCCCAACAGTCGGATTGGAATATACCTGCAACTTTTAGAGGAGGAATCGCAATTCAGTCGCGTACCTCTAGATGGGAAAGACAGTCGGATATTTCCTTCGAAGTACGTGGACAGGGTCATCTATAAAACACTATATGTTCGACAAAAGGATCGCCCGGCACCAGCTGTGGACCGTCTTTACGGATTCTGGATTCGAACTCTGCCCACTCCAATAAGCACTGAGGATGTCGAAGGAAATGGACGCCGGGCTTCCAGAGTTAATGCGTTGATGCCGTGGTCCGACGAGGATCGAATCCTCCGCATGCCAACCGGTTCACGAGGCACCGCAGGATCAATCTGGTACAATAGAGGCGAGAATAAATCTACACCTCTGAAGTTAGGTTTCGATCTCGACTTTAATCCGATTTGCCAGTGGGGAGGCCGGATTTCCAGTCCCGTCAAGCCTCCTTTATATCCGGGCACCCGCGAAGCTGAACTTCACCCTTCCTGGATGGATGCTCCTAGTACAACCGAGTGGATGCATAGAGGAAACCGGCTGAAACAATACAATGGAATTTCCGGTGTTCGTACGCGGATCCTCATGACGGATCAAATTGTGAATGGTACTCGGATGTGGGTGGTTGACATTGTCGATATGGATGGTCGACCTTATCACAGTACGGCAATCTGCGATGGTTGCAATAAT CATATTTTTGGCGTTCGGTACAAGTGCAGGGATTGTGCTGACTTTGACTATTGCGATGTTTGCCACGGTCGTTCTGGGCAAACTCATCCGGGTCACGAGTTTGAAGCTATAGAAACTCCGCTGTCTTGA
- a CDS encoding transcription factor Zn, C2H2 (similar to Metarhizium robertsii ARSEF 23 XP_007825996.1): protein MPKTTAPGGSLIMASDHISDFFAQYPGFPYDPNNEVWSEYHRLVRHVGWKPEGKKEKAANNAFRAALGRQFSYQYGTSDNKLENLQRLCQKLGVDPIPASVAACKKVIGKFHVNIIDFIDCERTGNPVHVFKTVRQLAAYTQREGKIFSKKQAKNNALLRFLLRSIFNH, encoded by the exons ATGCCCAAGACCACTGCCCCCGGCGGTTCGCTGATCATGGCCAGTGATCACATTAGCGACTTCTTCGCTCAATATCCTGGATTTCCCTATGACCCCAATAACGAGGTGTGGTCAGAGTATCATCGTCTTGTTCgacatgttggatggaaACCggaggggaagaaggagaaggctgccaacAATGCTTTCCGGGCTGCACTTGGAAGGCAATTCTCGTACCAATACGGCACAAGTGACAACAAGTTGGAGAATCTTCAACGTCTCTGCCAAAAATTGGGTGTTGATCCCATCCCCGCCAGTGTAGCCGCATGCAAAAAG GTTATCGGAAAGTTTCATGTGAATATTATCGACTTTATTGACTGCGAACGAACTGGTAATCCGGTCCATGTGTTTAAAACCGTTCGACAACTCGCAGCTTACACCCAACGCGAGGGCAAAATCTTTTCAAAGAAACAAGCCAAGAACAACGCCTTGTTACGTTTTCTGCTGCGCTCCATTTTCAATCACTAG
- a CDS encoding FacC-like extracellular signaling protein (similar to Metarhizium acridum CQMa 102 XP_007815264.1): MRCTFQLLSALGAALLSLSSTVAAAPVSSEELAVRDSPEARQLPTSSYFNLEAPSHDLFRNKALQDGTVQQGFAFDNKNRRLFVVQLKNGSPEKAGDLAVTQLDFSGKKLGHMYLKGFGHGVAIAAEGVGSDTYLWTEASVNKDSGYGLKLARFKFQNGKTITSTSAGVKTFKPFANGSSFTCVINPTDNTLVVRYQLSGAKHIAAFPLASAAKGDFSKPLVNFKQPEIKGLSDVFQGYAAYGQYLYVLTGTSYEKSGGKVNSEVTSVDMNTGKIQQKPVLTKAGSTLKFREPEGMAVYVTAAGEPRLFLGFASNTTPGQRRSNLFYKNELVKKK; the protein is encoded by the coding sequence ATGCGGTGTACATTTCAGCTGTTGAGTGCCCTAGGCGCTGCcctcctttctctttcttcgaCAGTGGCTGCCGCCCCTGTTTCCTCCGAGGAACTTGCAGTTCGAGATTCTCCAGAAGCTCGACAACTGCCGACATCAAGCTACTTTAACCTCGAAGCCCCTTCCCACGACCTCTTCCGCAACAAGGCCCTTCAAGACGGAACCGTCCAGCAGGGTTTCGCATTCGACAACAAGAACCGTCGCCTCTTTGTTGTCCAGCTCAAGAATGGATCGCCCGAAAAAGCCGGCGACTTGGCTGTTACGCAGCTCGATTTCTCGGGCAAGAAACTCGGACACATGTACTTGAAAGGTTTTGGCCACGGCGTTGCCATCGCCGCAGAGGGAGTCGGCTCAGACACCTACCTCTGGACCGAAGCTAGTGTCAACAAAGATAGCGGTTATGGCCTCAAACTCGCACGATTCAAGTTCCAAAACGGCAAAACCATCACATCTACTTCCGCTGGTGTCAAGACTTTCAAGCCCTTTGCCAACGGGTCATCGTTCACTTGTGTCATCAACCCGACTGACAATACCCTTGTCGTGCGATATCAGCTCAGTGGGGCGAAGCACATTGCTGCATTTCCGCTGGCGAGCGCTGCCAAGGGCGATTTCTCAAAGCCTCTGGTCAATTTTAAACAGCCAGAAATCAAGGGACTCTCAGATGTTTTCCAGGGATATGCTGCCTATGGCCAGTATCTGTACGTGCTGACGGGAACCTCGTATGAGAAGAGCGGAGGCAAGGTCAACTCGGAAGTTACGAGCGTGGATATGAATACTGGCAAAATTCAGCAGAAACCCGTCCTGACCAAGGCGGGATCGACTTTGAAGTTTCGTGAACCTGAGGGTATGGCTGTTTATGTCACAGCTGCTGGAGAGCCTAGACTTTTCTTGGGCTTTGCGTCAAATACGACCCCTGGACAGCGTCGATCTAATTTGTTCTATAAGAATGAGcttgtgaagaagaagtaa